In Rutidosis leptorrhynchoides isolate AG116_Rl617_1_P2 chromosome 2, CSIRO_AGI_Rlap_v1, whole genome shotgun sequence, one genomic interval encodes:
- the LOC139892791 gene encoding protein ASYMMETRIC LEAVES 2-like: MASSSNSPCAGCKFLRRKCQPECVFAPYFPPDQPQKFANVHKVFGASNVTKLLNELHPGQREDAVNSLAYEADMRLRDPVYGCVGVISLLQHQLRQLQMDLTYAKTELSKYQNHNLSGTTAQGLMAAAAAATATHHQTLGNNLISCCGGGVTRDHLYHHNPPFFSARDQQTSVLRAFDVSNNYDTAAGVLAMNISSSGIGQHSQFQQPRATAAGTDDRPATINPS; the protein is encoded by the coding sequence ATGGCATCATCTTCAAATTCGCCATGTGCAGGCTGCAAGTTTTTGAGGCGAAAATGCCAACCAGAATGTGTTTTTGCACCTTACTTTCCACCAGACCAGCCTCAAAAATTTGCAAATGTTCACAAAGTGTTTGGAGCCAGCAACGTAACCAAACTTCTCAACGAACTCCACCCCGGCCAACGTGAAGACGCCGTGAACTCACTCGCGTACGAGGCTGATATGCGTCTCCGAGATCCCGTTTACGGTTGTGTTGGTGTCATCTCCCTTTTACAACACCAACTCCGCCAACTTCAAATGGATCTTACTTACGCAAAAACCGAGCTTTCTAAATACCAAAATCATAACTTGAGCGGTACTACCGCTCAAGGACTAATGGCTGCCGCTGCTGCAGCGACAGCTACCCACCACCAAACCCTTGGAAATAATTTGATTTCCTGTTGTGGTGGTGGGGTGACTCGGGACCATTTATACCACCATAATCCACCTTTTTTCTCTGCTAGAGATCAACAAACATCTGTCCTAAGAGCTTTTGATGTCAGCAATAATTATGATACCGCCGCTGGTGTTCTTGCTATGAATATATCATCTAGCGGTATTGGTCAACACTCGCAGTTCCAGCAGCCTCGAGCTACTGCTGCTGGAACTGATGATCGGCCAGCAACGATCAATCCTTCTTAA
- the LOC139889519 gene encoding uncharacterized protein: MSDDSSISSVGITKISKLEFNDTLYLHPNDTSGASLITQKLKGTENYNVWSCAMKLALHTKNKLGFIDGTCVRYEYEDDEVLLGQWDRCNYVILTCILMSLSEDIQSGQPLSDYYHKLNSMWRQFDDMIKIDDIVSTNKSFQEHNQFLKLVQFLMGCDGVYVPYRCQILTSDPVPSVKTAFSIISRDESHRLHTSSSSIINKTQSSAFNSKTANVVNSNNPTNNKKKYKNPPLKCTNCNMLGHTIERCFELIGYPPGYIKKPFNQGAPRFNSNNCVTDKHDSCGTNVQLTSDQIMKLLNLVNEKPVYK; the protein is encoded by the exons ATGTCTGATGATAGTTCTATTAGTTCTGTTGGTATTACTAAGATTAGTAAACTTGAATTTAATGATACTTTATACCTGCATCCTAATGACACATCTGGTGCCTCTTTAATCACACAAAAACTAAAAGGAACTGAAAATTATAATGTGTGGTCATGTGCTATGAAACTTGCTTTACACACTAAAAACAAACTAGGTTTCATTGATGGTACATGTGTTAGATATGAGTATGAAGATGATGAAGTGTTATTAGGTCAATGGGATAGATGTAATTATGTGATTCTTACTTGCATTTTAATGTCACTATCTGAAGATAT TCAATCTGGTCAACCATTGTCTGATTACTATCATAAGTTGAATTCTATGTGGAGACAATttgatgatatgattaaaattgatgatattgTGTCTACTAATAAATCATTTCAAGAACATAATCAGTTTTTAAAGCTTGTGCAGTTTTTAATGGGTTGTGATGGTGTTTATGTGCCTTATAGGTGTCAAATTCTTACTTCTGATCCAGTTCCTTCTGTTAAAACTGCATTTTCTATTATTTCTAGGGATGAGTCTCACAGATTGCATACTTCATCTAGTTCAATTATTAATAAAACACAATCATCTGCTTTTAATTCTAAAACTGCTAATGTTGTTAATAGTAATAATCCTACTAATAacaagaaaaaatataaaaatccACCTTTGAAGTGTACTAACTGCAACATGCTTGGTCACACTATAGAGAGATGTTTTGAATTAATAGGATATCCACCAGGTTACATTAAGAAACCTTTTAATCAAGGTGCTCCTAGGTTTAATAGTAATAATTGTGTTACTGATAAACATGATTCTTGTGGTACTAATGTGCAATTGACTAGTGATCAGATTATGAAGCTTCTTAACCTTGTTAATGAGAAACCTGTTTACAAGTAA